ataaccgaatattttgaaaatcaatcatcatttttaaatcgtctctcattacaacaaacaaacttaattatttaaaaatatataaatatacgtatattacatacgtataatacaCGGATATACGTTTTATACTGACTACGATAatactgtatacctacaacTAGTGTTGTACATTAAATAGATAAGAAGATacatgcaaaaaaatatattcactaacttctaacagataattttttaataaatgaaatcaaacataatacggtataatttagaatatttattttatgataaaacaaatatatagctattattatcgtttacaatcatatcattaatatacatttattgattcacctataaattacaatctctTGTTGTAGCATATTGGCAACCAAGATTTTGCCAAAATTCTAATCTTTCTCTTATCAGTAACATAGCAGATATCGATGTACCTAACCTCGGAGCTAAAAATGCCAAACCGACACCCGGTATCATTGCCGTCAGAGAGAACCCAAAACTAGTTGACTTGATGAGTGTGCTTGCTGTTACTGTTTTTTCTAAGATTTCTGAACACTGATTGTAGTCTCTATGATCCTTATCCAAAGAAGTTTTCATTTCTTTAAACACTTCTTTCAAATGCAAACCAAATCGACCGGACATCATCATTTGCGCGAACGCTAACGTCGCACCGGTTACCGGTATTGCGCTTAGTGTTGTCAATACCGTGGAAATGGATTCCTGTGTTATTAACGCCGTTCGTAAATCTTCGATTTGTCTATCGTTTCCACAGTACGAGGAAACATTTGGTGTACATAATGCAATTGCtaacaatatgtaaaaaaacgcagaatttattgatttcatttttattggcaCGTAGGTACagcaaaaaatgtgtaaatatccCAAAAGCTACGCCTGAAATTCGTACGAGTCGCAATGTGTTCAGTAAGCGTCTGTaaacatacaatacatacatgttatatatgtaaaacaaggtaatctgcctttgaaacaataacctaggagccttctattaaattttcaagcttttttaatcaacagataaaattttattgatatttatagaaaaaaaaattaaaaaaattgaaaactgacaatggccgtaaacagctcaaaaagagtcaaaatattttgtaaattttatggtgtatagaaaatgctaatataaacattcagtcaaaatttcatgtccctacggtcatttgttttagagttacactaaaaaccaaaatcgattttctcgaaaacagattttgcgtaaaaatttccgtttttccttaatttttcttttgtttttcacgtcgcttgtgaaaactactgggaaatttttacttttgaccccccaaagtaccaactagattcactttcctatcagaaaagttactattgaagaaaatccaaccacttttactgtcctaaaaggtgatgacagacacaaaaataaaaaaaaaattaaaaattaaaaataaaaaaaaaataaaaaaaaaaacacacatcattgtagaatcaatacattcatcgcttcgctcagaatctaaaattaatttaatttaaacttttaacttaactagttactattggcatttcattaacttaactgttaactttcttaatttcttttttaattaatgtgaaattaacgaattcatttttcattgtaagaagtaagttaagttaatttattttgtttttaattttattatatttcactatttaaatctatttcgttttcatgtcaaaaaatatttaccgtcaattgttaaaagttaaaagtctgtatcatttgaatctaacttatatggaaattctgtatataaagtataaacattatagtctataatttagttttgggttggaaaaaaattaagtacgctagcgttgcataaacaaattaacttttttttaacttaataaaaagttaacaaaaagtgtgtattaacttttaactgagttgacctatagttaaattgacttttaacttttaactttttgttattggtgcataatataaattattaactattttatataaactattaacttaacttaactgatttaaaatggtgggtaagtggatatcgctctgctgtacagtaggttacaagtgggtcactgtaatggatgatgttaaatttgaattcaatgatataatatcattgcataagaaaaacgattctgagcgaaaacggtcagtcagcctatgatattaccaagtatatttgacgatattattgtgaataaagtaatttatatataacctatttacgtggagccttgttttaaattgtcaatccttagccataaaagttaaacattttatacatttttaactacaaaataattaataaattataaatttgataaatgttgtcaaaatttgaactttaaatgcttataaaaaaaaaattgtgcctatgtatttttaatattttacaactgctattagaacgatatcaggagccttatattaaattttcacgcttttttacccaacaaataaaattttattgatatttataaaaaaaaaaactaaaaaaattgaaaattgacaatgtcggtaaaaagagtcaaattattttcaacattttatggtgtatagaatatgctaatataaacattcagttaaatttccaagtatctacagtcattcgttttttaattacaataaaataagaaaattgttacatgagaaatcgagtgaatatcaaatgtagtaaaaatataaatttcagacactcataaaaattcaatttaagtttcttgtagacatttttttgttgataaaggtagacaaacttatgagtaatcttatattacattttcaaatcttagatttaaaaaaaaaatttttatgaattctcaactcaaaataatttgctatttttcgtgatttttccgtattttgtcaaaatttgaacttaaatgcttataattaaaaactgtgactaaagatttttaatttttttcatctgcctttgaaacaataacctaggagccttctattaaattttcaagcttttttaatcaacagataaaattttattgatatttatagaaaaaaaaactaaaaaaattgaaaactgacaatggccgtaaacagctcaaaaagagtcaaaatattttgtaaatgttatggtgtatagaaaatgctaatataaacattcagtcaaaatttcatgtccctacggtcatttgttttagagttacactaaaaaccaaaatcgattttctcgaaaacagattttgcgtaaaaatttccgtttttccttaaattttcttttgtttttcacgtcgcttgtgaaaactactgggaaatttttacttttgaccccccaaagtaccaactagattcactttcctatcagaaaagttactattgaagaaaatccaaccacttttactgtcctaaaaggtgatgacagacacaaaaataaaaaaaaaattaaaaattaaaaataaaaaaaaaataaaaaaaaaaacacacatcattgtagaatcaatacattcatcgcttcgctcagaatctaaaattaatttaatttaaacttttaacttaactagttactattggcatttcattaacttaactgttaactttcttaatttcttttttaattaatgtgaaattaacgaattcatttttcattgtaagaagtaagttaagttaatttattttgtttttaattttattatatttcactatttaaatctatttcgttttcatgtcaaaaaatatttaccgtcaattgttaaaagttaaaagtctgtatcatttgaatctaacttatatggaaattctgtatataaagtataaacattatagtctataatttagttttgggttggaaaaaaattaagtacgctagcgttgcataaacaaattaacttttttttaacttaataaaaagttaacaaaaagtgtgtattaacttttaactgagttgacctatagttaaattgacttttaacttttaactttttgttattggtgcataatataaattattaactatttt
This genomic window from Metopolophium dirhodum isolate CAU chromosome 1, ASM1992520v1, whole genome shotgun sequence contains:
- the LOC132933709 gene encoding uncharacterized protein LOC132933709, encoding MKSINSAFFYILLAIALCTPNVSSYCGNDRQIEDLRTALITQESISTVLTTLSAIPVTGATLAFAQMMMSGRFGLHLKEVFKEMKTSLDKDHRDYNQCSEILEKTVTASTLIKSTSFGFSLTAMIPGVGLAFLAPRLGTSISAMLLIRERLEFWQNLGCQYATTRDCNL